A window of Hymenobacter sp. GOD-10R genomic DNA:
GTAGTTCGTATTCGTGGTGCCGAGTAGCTGCTTTACAGAAGCAGTAACCCTGGCTTCTGTATCGGACGCGAGCTTCTTCGAGGCGGCATCTTCCCCGCAAGAGCCCAGTAATAAACTAACGAGTAAGAATAAGGAGGTCGTTTTCATAATCGGTGGGTGGTATGGTAGCAGCCTCAAGTTAGCTAGTGCGGGGTTTCTTTTCCCTATGGTTTAGCCGGCTTCGCGCAACTCCTGAGCGTAGACCTGAATGGCGGTTTCGATACCAAGGCCAGCTTCTAGCTTTTCAAACAGAACCATTTTTTCGGTTTCTTCCGTCGTGTAAGTCACGTACTCTTCCTTCGACACAACCACGCCGTACACCGTGGCTACTTTGGTGCCTAGGCCAATGTAGACCTCATTGTAAAACTCATCTGGGCGGCGGTCCTTGTTGATGCTGAGCACCAAGGCTTTTTGTTTTTCAGAGAGTGCCAACACGTCCTGAATCTCATCGAACTTGCCCATGAACTTCTCCAAGCTCAGCAGGATCATGCAATCAGACTGGGTGATGATGGTATCCTTAACGATGGGGTTGTCGATAATGTCTTTCGGCTCCTGCGTGACTACGACGGCTTCACCCTGAAACTTGCGGACAGTTTTGAACAGGTATTTCAGGTAGTCGGCCATAGCCGGCGTTGCAATGGCTTTCCAGGCTTCCTCAATCAGAATCATCTTGCGCACCCCTTTGAGCGTGCGCATCTTCTGTAGAAACGTATCCATGATCACGAGCGTGACCACCGGGAACAGAATCGGGTGATCCTTGATGTTGTCGATCTCGAAGACAATAAAGCTTTCCTGGGTTAGGTCAAGCTCCTGCTCCGCGTTGAGCAAATAATCATACTCCCCGCCTCGGTAGTAAGGCTTCAGCACGTACAGGAAGTTCTCGATATCAAAATCCTTCTCCCGCACATTCTCTTTCTTCAGGTAGGCGCCGTGGGGGCCCAGCAGGAATTCATAGAAGGTATTGAAGGAGGCCTTAATTGTTGTATCACTCTGCAAGAGCTGGTAGTACTGCGTGAGCGCGGTAGAGATGGACACGTACTCGGATTGCGAAACGGCTTCGTTTGCTCGCTTCCAGAGCATTACGAGTAGATTGTGCAGGCTCAAGCGCTTCTCCACGTCGGGCGCTCCAGCTACAAAAAAGGGGTTGAAGCTGATAGGCTTGTGCTCTTCGTACGTGTAATATACCCCGCCCCGTAGCCGACACAGGCCCTTATAACTATTGCCGGTATCTACCAGCAGCACGTGGCCACCTTGCTCATGGAACTGGCGTACCATGCCGTTCGTGAAGAACGATTTGCCACTACCCGTACCACCTAAGATGAACTTGTTGCGGTTGGTGATGATGCCCCGCTTGCGTGGCTCTTCCGAGATGTCAACGTGCACGGGCTTACCCGTAAGGCGATCCGACAGCTTGATACCAACGGGGCTGCTGGAGCTACGATAGTTGGTCTCGACATTCCACAGGCAGCAGGCAGGCCCGGCAAAGGTGTAGAACGTTTCTTCGCTGGGAAAGTCGCCGGCGTTGCCCGGAATACCAGCCCAAAAGAGGGAGCCGATATCTACCGTGTTCTCGCGGGCCTTCCCTCCTATCTTGGTGATGGCATCCCCCAATAGCTCGCGTAACTCCTTCTCCTGTAGCTCGCGCTCTGTCCACGCCAAGACGTTCGCGTGCGCCCGTACCGGTAGCCGCTGCTGCGAAAGCGCTTCATTCAGGTAGCGGTCATAAAACTCCTTGTTGATAGCATTCTGACGCGAGTTTAAGGAGAGTGAATTAAGCCGGTCCCGCTTCTTCTCGAAGGTCTTCAGCGTCTTGGCCGCGTCATCGACGAACAGATACTGGTTGTAGATGTGATTGCAGTTCAACTGCAAGCCCAGCGGGGAAGCAAAGCCAATGAAGAAATCGCTGTAGTCAGTGCTTAAGTTGCCGTGCCGGGCGCTTGTCTCCAGGATTTCAGGCAAGTCATCCAGTTGGCCCAGCGAGTAACACAGGCATCGTTTTGAGCCCACCTTTAGCCCTTGCGAAAAATCAAGATCGGCTACTGGCGCCGTATCACTCATGTTCAGGTAGAGGTACTTTTCCAGCAAACCAGTGTTGCCATTCACGCCGGCCAAGTCGTCATCGGTAAGCTGCGTGCAAGTAATGCCCACTGTTGAAAGGGTTCTTGCAAACTGCCCCACTGCGTTAAAGAAGGCACTCAGAAGCTTCTCATCCATCATGTCTTTGGGGACAATCTTGGAACGGGTAAGCAACGTGGCCAAGCTGGTCCAGTCCTCGCGGCTGCTAGGCGTCTTGGTCAGAAACAAGTAGCAGTAGTGATTTAGGAAAGGCCGTTCGTTGAAATGCCGCTCGTATGCCTGCGAGAGCATGGACCGCTCGACCTCAAAGTCAGCTACGTACTTGTCCTCTACAAACCAATCCTGCTTGTGGACGACCGTGTGATTCGGCAACAGGCGCACAGCCTTCACAAAAGCAGAATGCAGGGACTCGTAGTCGGCCTCCGAGAGGGTGAAGATTTCCGGAAGCTCCAGGCGGTAGGCTACCGTCACGTCAGCATTCTTGCTGATGAGGCAGCCGTTTTCAACCGCGTAGATCGGTTGTTTGCTTTCCAGCGTCGCGGAGGGAAGGAGTAGGTTGCTCATGAGCGCTTGAGGTCTTGAAAGAGGCGAGCATTGCGATTCACGATGCGCACGGGCTGGCGGCCCTTGGCTTGGCGCTTGAGAGCGCCGTGTTCACCATATTTTGCGCAAAGACTGAATACCCGGATCCACCAGAGAAACCCGCTACCGAGCGTCAAGAAGGTAGTCAGGTAGGTGTTGACCCCGACGCCGAGCAGCACAATGGCTGCTAGAAACACGCCGCCGAGGCCCCCAATCAGCATAAAGAGATAGCGCACGCCAACCAACCCTATGAATTCAATCGGCTTGTTAACGCCCTTGTTCACTAGGTATTGGCCCATTGCCTTACAGGAAGAAAGAGCGTAGGATGGTGGCTGACACCACTAGGAAGATGCAGCTGCCAAACCAAGCTGTAAGATGCTTCTGGGTGTTTTGGTCACCGGAGTTCCACTTGATAAAAGCGGTGATGGCACCACCCAGGCCCGCGGCCGCACCAATGGCATACATGAGCAGCGTGAGGTTGTCGAAGTACCCACCAATCATCGAGGTGGCTTTCGTGATGCCGGCCGAACCGTCACCTTGCGCGAAAGAGATAGTAGCCGTGGCCAGGACCATTAAGGCAGTGAGCATTGGCCTGGCTGAGCGATGAGTGAGGCGGATAATTGAGCGTTTGTTAAGCATGGCTGTAATGAGTAGAAGAGGGTAGAAATGATGAAAGAAAAAGAATGAAAAGTTATACTAAGAAATTTAGTCAGTAGTGGGCTCAGCGATCCCAGCGTAAAGGCTCGCGGTTAAGGATTGGGCGGTTTGTTTGCTGTTCTTGTAAAAGGCCACCAGCAGGTCGGTGTTCTCCAGGGCTGGAACTTCCTCGACTAGTTCTTCTTGGGTAATATCACCTGCGGCAGCGCGGTCGAAGTAGTCGCTCAGTTGCTCCACCCCTACCGTAAAATCTTCTTCTAACTCTTCAGGCCCAACTTCAGCCCCATCATTAGTGGGCTGGGTTGCCTCTGAAGTACTTTCATTAGTAAACTTAATTGATTTTTCATTATCAGTCGCAACAATTATCGCATTTTCATTTTCTACTTTTTTGTTTGATGCTTCTACCGGCGTTTCTTCTGGTACTATTCCCGCCTCGTCTGCGGTGGTTGTTTCTACTTGATTTTGCACTTCCCCTGCTGCATCTGGCTCGCTCTTAGCCGGAGCCGTTACAGGTGCAGGCGCCTGAGTGGCTGCCACGGCTGCCTTGGGAATTAACGTGCTTTTACCTAGCACAGAGCTTGCAGCTGGCGCGGGGGTTGCTACGTCACCAGCTGCTTTGCCTTTGCTAGATAGCAAGCCCATCAGCTCCGCTCGATAGTAGAGCACAGCAACACACGCGTAGTACAAGACGGTCAGGACTGCCAGCGCCCCTAGGAACTGCGGCCACGAGATCATTTTAAACATATCGGTATAGGTTGGATGAGGGAAAAAGGCAAAGCAGTGGCTAGCCCACCCTTATTAAGGGCGTGTAAATCAGGACATTGAAGCGCAGGGACTAGTAGGGTAGGCGCTTTTTCTTCTGCTTCTCCCGGTCGTTCAGGAAAGCGCGAATGTCGGGCCCGTGGGTTTCGAAGTGATGGTTAACGATATTGATCAACAAGTCAGATAAGGCCCCGCTGCCCGCGTTGGCAATGACAGACAAGGCATTGTGGGTGTCTTCATCCACGTAGACCGCCTTGCCTTTGCGAGTGCGAACGGGCTCCAAAAAGGAAGCGTAATCAGCGCGTTCCTCCTGCTCGGCGGGCTGCTCTTTTCTTCCCGTTTGTTTTTGAATAGCTGGGCGCTCCACCGGTGCGGGTGGGGCGGGTGTTTCAATAGCAACTTCCATAGCGGTAGAATCTACATCGGTGCCCGTAACCGTTTCGGGCTCAGGCTCAGCCGGGGCAGGGATAGCAGGTTGCGGCTTGCGTTTAAATGAGTTAACGAAAGCATTCACGTCGGGAGAATCGTTCTTAGTAGCCATGCTCAGGAGTTATTAAAGAGCTTTGTTTTCGGTGGTGGCGGTGGCTGCCGCTTTGGCCGTGCCGTCGTCAAAAATGATCCCTGCCATTTCCTCAATCAGCCCTCTGATTCCCAGACGCATATATTCCTTCGATAGCGGGAACATAGTCGAGCGCATGGCTTCCTTCTTATAGTTCACACTGTGTTCCAACCGGCTCTTGAGGAATGGAATATTCTGCTGGGCAAACAGTTCCTCAGTTCGCTGGTAGAAGTCTTGTTTCTCACTCTTAATGTGCTTGTTCCAGAACGCGTAGTACTGTTTCAAGCGGCTGCCTGGCTTGCCTTTGGCGAATGCCTCCAGCGCGGCAGCAAACGGCAAAGTCGCCTCGACACTCAGCACATCTGATTCTAGAGGAATGAAAACGTAGTCGAGCATCTTCCATAGCTCCACCAGCCCAGGCACGTTGATCGTGCCTGGCGTATCGATAAAGACTAAGTCAAACTCGCCATTCATTTCCTTGGCGATGCTGAGCGCTTCCTTTACCTCGCAGCCGACGATAGGGTAAGCCTGTACGCCGAGCGCCTGAAAATCAGCCGCTTTGTCGAGGTTTGCCTGTAGCTGATCCAGTTCCTTCAGGCGCAGGCCTTCAAGGGAGTGCTGCGGATAGTCGCAATCGATCACGGCCACCTTCTCATTGCCGAGAAAGTGGAAGATGGATGCTGCGAGAATGTTAATAGTGGTTTTCCCCACGCCTCCCTTCTGAGACGAGATAGAAATGTACTTAGTGGCACTCATGCGAATACTTGGGTTTTAGTGGAAAGAACACTACTCGGATGACGGTTGCACACATCAAAGAAGCTATTTCACTCTTTCACTGATTACAAATTTATCAGTGTGAATGAATAAAACAACATTTAACTTCGTGATTATGAATAAATCACATCACTCAGTTTTAGGCTTTGTTAACTACTTTGGTGATTATGTACATGAATATAGGTCATGATATCACATTAGTTATTCATCTAGCTAGATACTTAACCAATTAGCTAGATAGTTACCTGCTTTGATACTTTGATATCTATCAAAGTAGTTAACTATCAATCTATCAAAGTAACTATTTAATTATCTATCAATTCAGATATGAAAACAACTAGTTAAGCAGGCATGAAACTCTGTCTTGGTGCCTACGAAACAGCCCGTTTGGACACTGGTTTTTTCAGTATACTACTCTGAGTTTTGGCTAAAAAGATTCGCTTTTCAGTACCCGTAGAAGTTGTTCAGCAAGCCATGTCTTTGTGCGCACAAACCTTCGGTTCGCGCTACCAAAGACAACGGGCAAATTGACGCAAGCTATTTCCCCTTGTCTTGCTTTTGCAGACCTCAACCTAGTATCAACATGGAAGAAACTGATGTGCCTGAACTGGCTCCCGAAACCCGAGCCGACTTGCTCAAAGAAGCCCACATTAATCTTCGCATCACGGTCGTGGATAAGAAAACCATCGAGCAAAAAGCGACGAAGGCTGGGCTTACGACCGGCGATTATGTGCGACGTGCGGCGCTGGGGAAAAAGATTTCGGAGAAAATACCGAATGATTTACGCCGCCTTATCGCAGGTTCGGCCAACAATCTGAACCAACTCACGCGCCTAGCTAACGCGGGCAAGCTCAATTCGGTGAGCGCTGAGAAACTGAATAAGCTGGTAAATCGCTTGCTGGAGACGCTGAAATGATTGCGAAAACCGTCACCGGAAGTGACTTCACCGGGGCCTTAGAGTACGGCGCAGGCTTGCGTTCAGACCGCACCAACAAGCAGTCCGAGCTACTAAGTGTAGCTAATTTGGGTAGCAACAGCGTGCACGGAATGGCCGCAGAAATGCGGGCTGTAGCCGACATGAGCGACCGAATTAAACAGCCCGTATGGCACACGGTTTTGTCGTGGGCCCCAGAGGAAATAGTTGACCGCGAGCAAAAGCTGAAGGCAGCGGCCCTGTACTGTGAGCTGATGGGGGCGAGCCTCGACCGGCATCAAGTCGCCGTGTTTGAGCACAAGGATAAGCAGCACCCCCACATTCACATCTACATCAATCGGGTGCCCACCGATGGCGGGCCAGCCCTGCGCACGGACCAGAACTACGCCCGGAACGTGAAGGCCACCCGTCAGATTCGGGAGCAACTGGGGATGGCGCCGCTGCCCTCACGCCGGCAGAGCACCAAAGACCTTGACCCGCAGAAGGAAGTTACCTGCGGCTACGTACGCGACGTGCTCAGCGCAGCTTTAGCAGATCAGGCTATTCGTTCCGTCGACCAGTTAGTAGAACACCTGCGCGCGAAGCAGATTGAAGCCTACCTAAAACGGGATGGCAAGGGCGTGCTCGTGGGCAGCAGCTTCCGCTACGAAGGCAGCAATGTAAAAGGCACCGAGATCGGCATCAAGGCCAAACAGCTGCGTGAGCACTTCAGTCAGTACGGCCGCGAGGCCTTGCGCAGTAACACCCCATTCGCGCCTGCTACAGCCAGCGCCAGCGGTGGTCTAGTGGGCGACGAGACGAGCACTAGTGCTGGGCCTTTTGTGCGACTAGAAGACACAACAGCTAGCCACGGCGGGCCGACTATGGATGATGCCGAACGCAATGAAAACAGCGTGCGCCGCAAGCGTCGGCGTCCAAAACTTTAAAGTCTAGCACACCCAACCTACAACACCCATGGAAGACGAAAAAGGATTACGCATGATCGTCAATATGACGCTTGTGATCGGGGCATTTCTAGTGGCCTTGCACCTGTACTACTACTGCTTTGGATTCTTCACCGAGCATCATTTAACGGCTCCCTGGGTCGAAAACATCTTCACGCGCTTCAGTACAAAGACCGCTTTGTTTAGGTCTCCTTACGTCACTAAGGGTGCTGCGGTACTCTGCCTGGCCATGACCTGCTTTGCCACCAGGGGCAAGCCGAATGATAAGCAGACGTGGCCGCCCATCATCGCCTATGTGGTAGTTGGTGCCTTGCTTTTCCTAGGAAACGTCTGGGTGCTAGACCTTGCTTATTCCCCCACGGTCATAACCGGATTGTACGCCAGCACAACGGTTCTAGGCTTCTTGCTCATACTCAGGGGCGGCATACAGATAAGCCGCATGCTCAGCCTGAATTTAAGGAACGACATTTTCAATACGGCCAACGAAAGCTTCCCCCAGGAGCAACGGAAGCTAGAAAACGAGTACTCCGTTAATCTACCTACGACCTACTGGTACCAAGGCAAGCGGTATAACGGATGGGTGAACATCGTCAATCCGTTCCGCGCCACGGTGGTATATGGTACGCCGGGCTCTGGTAAATCGTACGCAGTGATCCTCCAGTTTATCAAGCAGCATATAGCGAAAGGATTCACGATGTACGTGTACGACTACAAGATTCCTTCCTTGACCCTAGTCGTGTACAATGAGCTGCTGAAGCACCAGGATAAGTATGCCGTACCGGTGCAGTTCTTTGTGGTTGATCCTGACAATCCCCGCAAGAGCCATCGAGGTAACCCTTTGCTGCCTTCGATGATGACGGATATTATTGATGCCACTGAGTCTGCGGCGACAATCATGCTGAACTTAAACCGCACTTGGATAGCGAAGCAAGATGACTTCTTTGTCAAAAGCCCGATCAACTTCGTGGCGGCCATCATCTGGTTTTTGAAGCTCTACGAGGGTGGCAAGTA
This region includes:
- a CDS encoding DUF3408 domain-containing protein — protein: MATKNDSPDVNAFVNSFKRKPQPAIPAPAEPEPETVTGTDVDSTAMEVAIETPAPPAPVERPAIQKQTGRKEQPAEQEERADYASFLEPVRTRKGKAVYVDEDTHNALSVIANAGSGALSDLLINIVNHHFETHGPDIRAFLNDREKQKKKRLPY
- a CDS encoding TraG family conjugative transposon ATPase, encoding MSNLLLPSATLESKQPIYAVENGCLISKNADVTVAYRLELPEIFTLSEADYESLHSAFVKAVRLLPNHTVVHKQDWFVEDKYVADFEVERSMLSQAYERHFNERPFLNHYCYLFLTKTPSSREDWTSLATLLTRSKIVPKDMMDEKLLSAFFNAVGQFARTLSTVGITCTQLTDDDLAGVNGNTGLLEKYLYLNMSDTAPVADLDFSQGLKVGSKRCLCYSLGQLDDLPEILETSARHGNLSTDYSDFFIGFASPLGLQLNCNHIYNQYLFVDDAAKTLKTFEKKRDRLNSLSLNSRQNAINKEFYDRYLNEALSQQRLPVRAHANVLAWTERELQEKELRELLGDAITKIGGKARENTVDIGSLFWAGIPGNAGDFPSEETFYTFAGPACCLWNVETNYRSSSSPVGIKLSDRLTGKPVHVDISEEPRKRGIITNRNKFILGGTGSGKSFFTNGMVRQFHEQGGHVLLVDTGNSYKGLCRLRGGVYYTYEEHKPISFNPFFVAGAPDVEKRLSLHNLLVMLWKRANEAVSQSEYVSISTALTQYYQLLQSDTTIKASFNTFYEFLLGPHGAYLKKENVREKDFDIENFLYVLKPYYRGGEYDYLLNAEQELDLTQESFIVFEIDNIKDHPILFPVVTLVIMDTFLQKMRTLKGVRKMILIEEAWKAIATPAMADYLKYLFKTVRKFQGEAVVVTQEPKDIIDNPIVKDTIITQSDCMILLSLEKFMGKFDEIQDVLALSEKQKALVLSINKDRRPDEFYNEVYIGLGTKVATVYGVVVSKEEYVTYTTEETEKMVLFEKLEAGLGIETAIQVYAQELREAG
- a CDS encoding ParA family protein, producing MSATKYISISSQKGGVGKTTINILAASIFHFLGNEKVAVIDCDYPQHSLEGLRLKELDQLQANLDKAADFQALGVQAYPIVGCEVKEALSIAKEMNGEFDLVFIDTPGTINVPGLVELWKMLDYVFIPLESDVLSVEATLPFAAALEAFAKGKPGSRLKQYYAFWNKHIKSEKQDFYQRTEELFAQQNIPFLKSRLEHSVNYKKEAMRSTMFPLSKEYMRLGIRGLIEEMAGIIFDDGTAKAAATATTENKAL
- a CDS encoding DUF4133 domain-containing protein, translating into MGQYLVNKGVNKPIEFIGLVGVRYLFMLIGGLGGVFLAAIVLLGVGVNTYLTTFLTLGSGFLWWIRVFSLCAKYGEHGALKRQAKGRQPVRIVNRNARLFQDLKRS
- a CDS encoding relaxase/mobilization nuclease domain-containing protein → MIAKTVTGSDFTGALEYGAGLRSDRTNKQSELLSVANLGSNSVHGMAAEMRAVADMSDRIKQPVWHTVLSWAPEEIVDREQKLKAAALYCELMGASLDRHQVAVFEHKDKQHPHIHIYINRVPTDGGPALRTDQNYARNVKATRQIREQLGMAPLPSRRQSTKDLDPQKEVTCGYVRDVLSAALADQAIRSVDQLVEHLRAKQIEAYLKRDGKGVLVGSSFRYEGSNVKGTEIGIKAKQLREHFSQYGREALRSNTPFAPATASASGGLVGDETSTSAGPFVRLEDTTASHGGPTMDDAERNENSVRRKRRRPKL
- a CDS encoding DUF4134 domain-containing protein, which produces MLTALMVLATATISFAQGDGSAGITKATSMIGGYFDNLTLLMYAIGAAAGLGGAITAFIKWNSGDQNTQKHLTAWFGSCIFLVVSATILRSFFL
- a CDS encoding plasmid mobilization protein, which translates into the protein MEETDVPELAPETRADLLKEAHINLRITVVDKKTIEQKATKAGLTTGDYVRRAALGKKISEKIPNDLRRLIAGSANNLNQLTRLANAGKLNSVSAEKLNKLVNRLLETLK